One window from the genome of Cryptomeria japonica chromosome 6, Sugi_1.0, whole genome shotgun sequence encodes:
- the LOC131052876 gene encoding protein JINGUBANG-like, which translates to MTPWNNASPSPGRLSPWQSPVVTTLPDEASFGCISTIVRQVGHVYALAISSADGLLYTGSETQNIRVWKQPSFNESGCLRSGSGSVKAIVTFGNIIFSAHSDHKIRIWRRGQRIGTLPTVKDKLQSSVYPSNFIRVRRHHKALWIKHIDVISSLAVNEEQDVLYSGSWDKTVKVWRMSDWKCAESIHAHNDAVNCLTVGPGGLLFTGSADCTVKVWRRLKVKHILMQSLDLKHSAVNGVAVSADGGILYAGSADGIVNYWEKEKSSNSMQHAGFLGGHRLPVLCVATVSNLVLSGSADKTIRVWRRDAGTLHTSLIVLQGHGGPVKSIAATVDDFNGFACVYSGSLDRSVKVWRIQCDNAAGCCKRIQCCRPAGSNKSWAPRNLS; encoded by the coding sequence ATGACGCCGTGGAACAACGCGTCTCCATCGCCGGGAAGGTTGTCGCCATGGCAGTCGCCGGTTGTAACAACTTTGCCGGACGAGGCGTCATTTGGATGCATTTCCACAATCGTCAGACAAGTCGGCCATGTTTACGCCCTCGCGATTTCGTCTGCCGACGGTCTACTCTATACAGGGTCCGAGACCCAGAACATCCGGGTGTGGAAGCAACCGAGTTTTAATGAGAGCGGTTGCCTGAGATCGGGAAGCGGGTCCGTAAAAGCAATTGTGACCTTTGGCAACATAATTTTTAGTGCCCACAGCGACCACAAGATCCGGATATGGAGAAGGGGACAAAGAATAGGGACGCTCCCGACAGTAAAGGATAAGCTCCAGAGCTCTGTTTATCCCAGCAATTTCATTCGCGTCCGTCGGCATCATAAGGCTCTGTGGATCAAGCACATTGATGTAATTTCTTCGCTGGCTGTGAACGAGGAACAAGATGTATTGTATTCTGGGTCGTGGGATAAGACTGTTAAAGTGTGGAGGATGTCCGACTGGAAATGTGCTGAGTCGATTCACGCTCACAACGACGCCGTCAATTGTCTGACCGTCGGACCCGGCGGGTTACTCTTTACCGGTTCGGCAGACTGTACGGTTAAAGTGTGGAGAAGGTTGAAGGTCAAGCATATTCTCATGCAGAGTCTCGATCTTAAGCACTCCGCTGTAAACGGTGTCGCCGTGAGTGCCGACGGAGGGATTCTGTATGCTGGCTCCGCTGACGGGATTGTCAATTACTGGGAAAAAGAGAAGAGTTCGAACTCTATGCAGCATGCGGGATTCCTTGGAGGCCACAGGCTTCCCGTTCTGTGCGTTGCAACTGTATCGAATCTTGTATTGAGTGGGTCGGCGGATAAGACAATACGGGTGTGGAGAAGGGATGCGGGAACATTGCATACCAGCTTGATAGTGCTGCAGGGCCATGGTGGACCCGTTAAATCCATCGCGGCCACTGTCGACGATTTCAATGGGTTTGCTTGTGTTTACAGCGGGAGTCTCGACCGCTCGGTGAAAGTGTGGCGGATTCAGTGTGATAATGCGGCCGGGTGCTGCAAAAGAATCCAATGCTGTCGGCCAGCTGGGTCCAATAAAAGTTGGGCTCCTAGAAACCTCTCATAA